In Variovorax paradoxus, a single genomic region encodes these proteins:
- a CDS encoding Crp/Fnr family transcriptional regulator codes for MKFEDYPAAAPPPQGINPCDQCALRQLAAFLPASDEELKTIQSFRVGTRRVEAGNSVIEEHRPSSQLFTLYSGWAFRYKTLSDGRRQILSFLLPGDFVGLQDEFADGQTHGVEAVTDVTLCAFSRDRLWGLFHAQPKLGYDITWLAAREEKMVDDNLVTAGRRNAGERVAMLLMHLYRRAERVGMVRDGWVEFPFNQQHIADALGLSLVHTNKTMRRLQRLGFYKIDTGWLRIMEPHALETLGDYFERPMRPTPLI; via the coding sequence GTGAAATTCGAGGACTACCCCGCCGCCGCGCCGCCCCCCCAGGGCATCAATCCGTGCGACCAGTGCGCGCTGCGCCAGCTCGCGGCCTTTCTTCCTGCGTCCGATGAAGAACTCAAGACCATCCAGTCGTTCCGCGTCGGCACCCGGCGCGTGGAAGCCGGGAACTCGGTCATCGAGGAGCACCGGCCCAGCTCGCAGCTCTTCACCCTCTATTCAGGCTGGGCCTTCCGCTACAAGACCCTGAGCGACGGCCGCCGTCAGATCCTGAGCTTCCTGCTGCCCGGCGACTTCGTCGGCCTGCAGGACGAGTTCGCCGACGGCCAGACGCACGGCGTCGAAGCCGTCACCGACGTCACGCTGTGCGCCTTCTCGCGCGACCGGCTCTGGGGCCTGTTCCATGCCCAGCCCAAGCTCGGCTACGACATCACCTGGCTCGCCGCGCGCGAGGAAAAAATGGTGGACGACAACCTCGTCACCGCCGGACGGCGCAATGCCGGCGAGCGCGTGGCGATGCTGCTGATGCACCTGTACCGCCGCGCGGAGCGCGTGGGCATGGTGCGCGACGGCTGGGTCGAGTTTCCGTTCAACCAGCAGCACATCGCCGACGCGCTGGGGCTGTCGCTGGTGCACACCAACAAGACGATGCGGCGGCTGCAGCGGCTCGGGTTCTACAAGATCGATACCGGCTGGCTGCGCATCATGGAGCCGCACGCGCTGGAAACACTGGGCGACTATTTCGAGCGCCCGATGCGGCCCACGCCGCTGATCTGA
- a CDS encoding DUF6279 family lipoprotein, whose translation MARIIGVLVVAAALAACSAVRLAYNNLPTVSYWWLDGYLDFDSEQKPKVRDELAQLLAWHRQNELPRIATLLQEAQALAPGEVTPAQVCTMADRIRERLLAVTDRAETAGAQLALSLTDAQLQQLERKYAKNNADYRKNWLDRTPAQVQEKRYDQFLDRTEDFYGRLSTEQRDLLKQQVAQSVFDPRLADAERRQRQQEALVLLRGFVADKPSPAEARAALHAYIQRVAEPPPGPWRDQQQALLEEGCRNTAALHNGTSASQRAQAVRRLQAYQDDLRQLVAAR comes from the coding sequence ATGGCGCGGATTATCGGCGTGCTGGTTGTGGCCGCCGCGCTCGCGGCCTGCAGCGCGGTCCGGCTGGCCTACAACAACCTGCCCACCGTGAGCTACTGGTGGCTCGACGGCTACCTGGATTTCGACAGCGAACAGAAGCCGAAGGTGCGCGACGAGCTCGCCCAGCTGCTGGCCTGGCACCGCCAGAACGAGTTGCCGCGCATCGCCACGCTGCTGCAGGAAGCGCAGGCGCTGGCGCCCGGCGAGGTGACGCCGGCACAGGTCTGCACCATGGCCGACCGCATCCGCGAGCGCCTGCTGGCCGTGACCGACCGGGCGGAAACCGCCGGCGCCCAGCTTGCGCTGAGCCTGACCGACGCCCAGCTGCAGCAACTGGAACGCAAGTACGCGAAGAACAACGCCGACTACCGCAAGAACTGGCTCGACCGCACGCCGGCGCAGGTGCAGGAAAAGCGCTACGACCAGTTCCTGGACCGCACCGAAGACTTCTACGGCCGCCTGAGCACCGAGCAGCGCGACCTGCTGAAGCAGCAGGTCGCGCAGTCGGTGTTCGACCCGCGGCTGGCGGACGCCGAGCGCCGCCAGCGCCAGCAGGAGGCATTGGTGCTGCTGCGCGGCTTCGTGGCCGACAAGCCCTCGCCGGCCGAGGCGCGCGCGGCGCTGCATGCCTATATCCAGCGCGTCGCCGAGCCGCCGCCCGGCCCCTGGCGCGACCAGCAGCAGGCGCTGCTGGAAGAAGGCTGCCGCAACACCGCCGCGCTGCACAACGGCACGAGCGCCAGCCAGCGCGCCCAGGCCGTGCGCCGGCTGCAGGCTTATCAGGACGATCTGCGCCAGTTGGTGGCGGCGCGCTGA
- the glmU gene encoding bifunctional UDP-N-acetylglucosamine diphosphorylase/glucosamine-1-phosphate N-acetyltransferase GlmU produces the protein MNQTPQQDTPGPVDIVIMAAGKGTRMKSRLPKVLHRLAGRALLAHVAGTAGRIGARDVVVVTGHGAAEVEAAMAGGIAGATLRFARQEPQLGTGHAVLQAAPLLPDDGTVVVLSGDVPLIGEDTLRALVAASGGQRLALLTIEFDDPTGYGRVIRSAAAGDVTAVVEHKDATEAQRAVREIYSGVMAVPARLLKGWLARLDNRNAQGEYYLTDVVKFAAADGVPVVAHVTTDALQVAGINSPAQLAALERAWQLRQANALMEQGVRLADPARFDLRGTLECAADVEIDVNCVFEGAVSLGEGVRIGANCVIANARIEAGAVIHPFTHIEGEKAGVTVGAGALIGPFARLRPGAQLGAEVHIGNFVEVKNSTLAAGAKANHLAYLGDATVGERVNYGAGSITANYDGANKHRTVIGDDVHVGSNCVLVAPVTIGAGGTIGGGSTVNKSTEPGALTVSRAKQVSFPNWKRPQKKPKA, from the coding sequence ATGAATCAGACTCCGCAACAGGACACGCCGGGACCGGTCGACATCGTCATCATGGCCGCCGGCAAGGGCACGCGCATGAAGAGCAGGCTGCCCAAAGTGTTGCATCGATTGGCCGGCCGCGCACTTCTGGCGCATGTGGCCGGCACCGCCGGGCGCATCGGCGCGCGCGACGTGGTGGTGGTCACCGGCCACGGCGCGGCCGAGGTCGAGGCGGCCATGGCCGGCGGCATTGCCGGCGCCACGCTGCGCTTCGCGCGCCAGGAGCCGCAGTTGGGCACCGGCCACGCGGTGCTGCAGGCGGCGCCGCTGCTGCCCGACGACGGCACGGTGGTCGTGCTCTCGGGCGACGTGCCGCTCATCGGCGAAGACACGCTGCGCGCGCTGGTCGCTGCCAGCGGCGGCCAGCGGCTGGCGCTGCTGACTATCGAATTCGACGACCCCACCGGCTACGGCCGCGTCATCCGCTCGGCCGCCGCCGGCGACGTGACCGCCGTTGTCGAGCACAAGGACGCCACCGAGGCCCAGCGCGCCGTGCGCGAGATCTACAGCGGCGTGATGGCCGTGCCGGCGCGGCTGCTCAAGGGCTGGCTCGCGCGGCTGGACAACCGCAACGCCCAGGGCGAGTACTACCTGACCGACGTGGTCAAGTTCGCTGCCGCCGATGGCGTGCCCGTGGTCGCGCACGTCACCACCGACGCATTGCAGGTGGCCGGCATCAACAGCCCGGCCCAGCTCGCGGCGCTGGAGCGCGCCTGGCAACTGCGCCAGGCAAATGCGCTGATGGAGCAGGGCGTGCGCCTGGCCGACCCCGCGCGCTTCGACCTGCGCGGCACGCTCGAGTGCGCCGCCGACGTGGAGATCGACGTCAACTGCGTCTTCGAAGGCGCGGTGTCGCTGGGCGAGGGCGTGCGCATCGGCGCGAACTGCGTCATTGCCAACGCGCGCATCGAAGCCGGCGCGGTGATCCACCCGTTCACCCACATCGAAGGCGAGAAGGCCGGCGTGACCGTGGGCGCGGGCGCGCTCATCGGCCCGTTCGCGCGGCTGCGGCCCGGCGCGCAACTGGGCGCCGAGGTGCACATCGGCAACTTCGTGGAGGTCAAGAACTCGACGCTGGCCGCCGGCGCCAAGGCCAACCACCTGGCCTACCTGGGCGACGCCACGGTGGGCGAGCGCGTGAACTACGGCGCGGGCTCCATCACGGCCAACTACGACGGCGCCAACAAGCACCGCACCGTGATCGGCGACGATGTGCATGTGGGCAGCAACTGCGTGCTGGTGGCGCCGGTCACCATCGGCGCGGGCGGCACCATCGGCGGCGGCTCGACCGTCAACAAGTCGACTGAGCCTGGGGCGCTGACCGTTTCGCGCGCGAAGCAGGTCAGCTTCCCCAACTGGAAGCGCCCGCAGAAGAAGCCGAAGGCCTGA
- a CDS encoding Lrp/AsnC family transcriptional regulator, giving the protein MESISLDSTDLRLLDALQRDASQTNQRLAADVGISPPTCLRRVQRLRDEGLIERQVALLSPDRLATVLGHGLQAVVEISLDRQDAASLDAFEARVIADDAVQQCWRVSPGPDFVLIVAARDMPDYGALTQRLFTADANVRNVKAFFSLKRAKFEPRLPLGSRT; this is encoded by the coding sequence ATGGAATCAATATCGCTAGATTCAACCGACCTGCGCCTGCTCGACGCCCTCCAGCGCGACGCCTCGCAGACCAACCAGCGGCTGGCCGCCGACGTCGGAATCTCCCCGCCCACTTGCCTGCGTCGCGTGCAGCGGCTGCGCGACGAAGGCCTCATCGAGCGCCAGGTCGCGCTGCTGTCACCCGACCGGCTGGCCACGGTGCTGGGCCACGGCCTGCAGGCGGTGGTGGAGATTTCATTGGACCGGCAGGACGCCGCCTCGCTCGACGCCTTCGAGGCGCGCGTGATCGCCGACGACGCCGTGCAGCAGTGCTGGCGCGTGTCTCCCGGCCCGGACTTCGTGCTGATCGTCGCTGCGCGCGACATGCCGGATTACGGCGCGCTCACGCAGCGCCTCTTCACGGCCGATGCGAACGTGCGCAACGTCAAGGCCTTCTTCAGCCTGAAGCGCGCGAAGTTCGAGCCCCGGCTGCCGCTGGGGTCCCGGACCTGA
- the glmS gene encoding glutamine--fructose-6-phosphate transaminase (isomerizing): protein MCGIVGAASHRNIVPVLVQGLQRLEYRGYDSCGVAVHAGGLTRARTTSRVADLVAQVRDDKVEGLTGIAHTRWATHGAPAVHNAHPHFSHGPGADAQAARPGRIALVHNGIIENHETLRAALEAKGYVFESQTDTEVIAHLVDSLYDGDLFEAVKAAVLQLHGAYAIAVICRDEPQRVVGARAGSPLILGAGKDGTENFLASDAMALAGVTDQIVYLEEGDVVDVQPGKYWIVDKNHKPVARQVRTVHAHSGAAELGPYRHYMQKEIFEQPRAIGDTLEGVEGIVPELFDGIGQDGATGASAHRVFQDIDKILILACGTSYYSGCTAKYWLESIAKISTQVEIASEYRYRDSVPDPKTLVVTISQSGETADTLAALKHARSLGMEQTLTICNVATSAMVRECKLAYITRAGVEIGVASTKAFTTQLAGLFLLTLAIAQSKGRLSEADEARYLKEMRHLPVALQSVLALEPQIIGWAEDFARKENALFLGRGLHYPIALEGALKLKEVTYIHAEAYAAGELKHGPLALVTNEMPVVAVAPNDALLEKLKSNLQEVRARGGVLYVLADGDTKITSSEGLHVIRMPEHYGALSPILHVVPLQLLAYHTAGARGTDVDKPRNLAKSVTVE, encoded by the coding sequence ATGTGCGGCATCGTCGGGGCAGCGTCCCATCGCAACATCGTTCCGGTCCTCGTGCAGGGCCTCCAGCGGCTCGAGTACCGCGGCTATGACTCCTGCGGCGTGGCGGTGCATGCCGGCGGACTGACGCGGGCGCGCACCACCTCGCGCGTGGCCGACCTCGTGGCGCAGGTGCGCGACGACAAGGTCGAAGGCCTCACCGGCATCGCCCACACGCGCTGGGCCACGCATGGCGCGCCGGCAGTGCACAACGCGCATCCGCATTTCAGCCACGGCCCCGGCGCCGACGCGCAGGCCGCGCGCCCGGGCCGCATCGCGCTGGTGCACAACGGCATCATCGAGAACCACGAGACGCTGCGCGCCGCGCTCGAGGCCAAGGGCTACGTGTTCGAGAGCCAGACCGACACCGAAGTCATCGCCCACCTGGTCGACAGCCTCTACGACGGCGACCTGTTCGAAGCCGTCAAGGCCGCGGTGCTGCAACTGCACGGCGCCTACGCCATTGCCGTGATCTGCCGCGACGAGCCGCAGCGCGTGGTCGGCGCGCGCGCCGGTTCGCCGCTGATCCTGGGCGCCGGCAAGGACGGCACGGAGAACTTCCTCGCGAGCGACGCGATGGCCCTGGCCGGCGTGACCGACCAGATCGTGTACCTGGAAGAAGGCGACGTGGTCGACGTGCAGCCGGGCAAGTACTGGATCGTCGACAAGAACCACAAGCCGGTGGCCCGCCAGGTGCGCACCGTGCACGCGCACAGCGGCGCGGCCGAGCTGGGCCCGTACCGCCACTACATGCAGAAGGAAATCTTCGAGCAGCCGCGCGCCATCGGCGACACGCTCGAGGGCGTGGAAGGCATCGTGCCCGAGCTGTTCGACGGCATCGGGCAGGACGGCGCCACCGGAGCCAGCGCGCACCGCGTGTTCCAGGACATCGACAAGATCCTCATCCTGGCCTGCGGCACCAGCTACTACAGCGGTTGCACCGCCAAGTACTGGCTCGAGAGCATCGCGAAGATCTCCACGCAGGTCGAGATCGCCAGCGAATACCGCTACCGCGACTCCGTGCCCGACCCCAAGACGCTGGTCGTCACCATCAGCCAGTCGGGCGAAACCGCCGACACGCTGGCTGCTCTGAAGCATGCGCGCTCGCTGGGCATGGAGCAGACGCTGACCATCTGCAACGTCGCCACCAGCGCGATGGTGCGCGAGTGCAAGCTGGCGTACATCACGCGCGCCGGCGTGGAAATCGGCGTGGCGTCGACCAAGGCCTTCACCACGCAACTGGCGGGCCTCTTCCTGCTGACGCTCGCCATCGCGCAAAGCAAGGGCCGCCTGAGCGAAGCCGACGAAGCGCGCTACCTGAAGGAAATGCGCCACCTGCCCGTCGCGCTGCAGTCGGTGCTGGCGCTGGAGCCGCAGATCATCGGCTGGGCCGAAGACTTCGCGCGCAAGGAGAACGCGCTGTTCCTGGGCCGCGGGCTGCACTATCCGATCGCGCTCGAAGGCGCGCTCAAGCTCAAGGAAGTGACCTACATCCACGCCGAGGCCTATGCCGCCGGCGAACTCAAGCACGGCCCGCTCGCGCTGGTGACGAACGAGATGCCCGTGGTGGCCGTGGCGCCCAACGACGCACTGCTCGAAAAGCTCAAGAGCAACCTGCAGGAAGTGCGCGCGCGCGGCGGCGTGCTCTACGTGCTGGCCGACGGCGACACCAAGATCACCAGCAGCGAAGGCCTGCACGTGATCCGCATGCCCGAGCACTACGGCGCGCTCTCGCCGATCCTGCACGTGGTGCCGCTGCAGCTGCTGGCGTATCACACGGCGGGTGCGCGGGGGACCGATGTGGACAAGCCGCGCAACCTGGCGAAGAGCGTGACGGTGGAGTGA
- a CDS encoding YbaN family protein, translating into MPVEDPPPPAAVPRPLPLAARWLLLAFAALCLVLAVIGVIVPGMPTTVFVLMAAWAAARSSPRLHRWLLEHRLFGPILRNWENGRTVSRRAKWSATAAMAFCAVVISLTAHKPWLAGVGIGSMAVVLAWLWRRPEPRA; encoded by the coding sequence ATGCCCGTCGAAGATCCGCCCCCGCCCGCAGCCGTGCCCCGCCCCTTGCCATTGGCCGCCCGCTGGCTGCTGCTGGCCTTTGCCGCGCTGTGCCTGGTGCTGGCCGTCATCGGCGTGATCGTGCCGGGCATGCCGACGACGGTGTTCGTGCTGATGGCCGCGTGGGCCGCGGCGCGCAGCTCGCCTCGCCTGCATCGCTGGCTGCTGGAGCACCGGCTCTTCGGCCCCATCCTGCGCAACTGGGAGAACGGCCGCACCGTGAGCCGCCGCGCCAAGTGGAGCGCCACCGCCGCGATGGCGTTCTGCGCGGTCGTCATCTCGCTCACCGCGCACAAGCCCTGGCTCGCGGGCGTCGGCATCGGCTCGATGGCCGTCGTGCTCGCATGGCTCTGGCGACGGCCGGAGCCGCGGGCCTGA
- a CDS encoding carboxymuconolactone decarboxylase family protein yields MKPQPIEYAAAADAVKAVFDDIKTSRNVPDVNNFWKYLANDPATLKRTWASLKEVMAPGALDPVVKEMVYLAVSVTNNCGYCIASHHAGAAKAGMTPEMFAELMAVVGMANETNRLVNGYRVPIDPAFDK; encoded by the coding sequence ATGAAGCCCCAACCCATCGAGTACGCCGCCGCCGCCGACGCCGTCAAGGCCGTGTTCGACGACATCAAGACCTCGCGCAACGTGCCCGACGTCAACAACTTCTGGAAGTACCTTGCCAACGACCCCGCCACGCTCAAGCGCACCTGGGCGAGCCTGAAAGAGGTGATGGCGCCCGGCGCGCTCGATCCGGTGGTCAAGGAAATGGTCTACCTTGCCGTAAGCGTCACCAACAACTGCGGCTACTGCATCGCGAGCCACCATGCGGGCGCGGCCAAGGCCGGCATGACGCCGGAGATGTTCGCCGAGCTGATGGCCGTGGTCGGCATGGCCAACGAGACCAACCGGCTGGTCAACGGCTACCGCGTGCCGATCGATCCCGCGTTCGACAAATAG
- the putA gene encoding trifunctional transcriptional regulator/proline dehydrogenase/L-glutamate gamma-semialdehyde dehydrogenase — translation MSPTSAAPLPSPLASFADGLAAHPSALREQITAATRRAEPEALPPLLAQARLPRAQADEAHALAHRIAQQLRSRKNASGRAGLVQGLLQEYALSSQEGVALMCLAEALLRIPDAETRNALIRDKIAHGQWQTHAGRSPSVFVNAATWGLLLTGKLVATHSETGLSAVLTRLIGKGGEPLIRKGVDMAMRMMGEQFVTGETIQQALGNARELEAQGFRYSYDMLGEAALTMEDARRYRLAYEEAIHAIGKASNARGVYEGPGISIKLSALHPRYSRAQHARVMAELYPVLRELALLAQHYDIGLNIDAEEADRLELSLDLLEHLCFEPALAGWNGIGFVIQAYQKRCPFVIDHVIDLARRSRHRLMVRLVKGAYWDSEIKRAQIDGQDGYPVYTRKAYTDVSYLACARKLLDAPEAVYPQFATHNAHTLAAIYTMADPSRYQPGQYEFQCLHGMGEPLYEQVVGPLGRPCRIYAPVGTHETLLAYLVRRLLENGANTSFVNRIADPTISLEALVEDPVATVEHMGAQEGAVGLPHPAIALPAALYGTQRLNSRGLDLANDDSLRLLGQALQATAHEDWHAGPMLAAATGAQGEPADVLNPADHRDMVGQVREATPADVESAVSQAEGIAAAWAATPPAERATMLERAAELLEEQMPRLLGLLAREAGKTYANAIAEVREAVDFLRFYAAQARNDFSNDTHRALGPMVCISPWNFPLAIFTGQVAAALAAGNPVLAKPAEQTPLVAAEAVRMLWQAGVPRAAVQLLPGQGETVGASLVADARVQGVMFTGSTEVARILQKTLSQRLGAHGAPVPLIAETGGQNAMIVDSSALVEQVVTDVMASAFDSAGQRCSALRVLCVQEEAADRLVEMLKGAMAEACIGNPARLSVDVGPVIDAEARDGIERHIGAMRSRGHKIYRQGREHGQDARHGTFVMPTLIELDSISELQREVFGPVLHLVRYRRRDLGALVGQINGTGYGLTLGVHTRIDETIAQIVQHAKAGNVYVNRNIVGAVVGVQPFGGEGLSGTGPKAGGPLYMLRMLSRRPEDAMARAMDGASASSASNAGLSALARWAQKNGCDALAAQCARFASLSRAGDSRTLAGPTGERNVYTLQPREAVLCLAGDTADRLTQLAAVLSVGSTAIWPADAAAQGLRASLPAEVQQSVAIASDWNSPTVAFDAALHHGDAGDLADVMHRIAARSGPIVGVRAFAPGDAQIPLESLVVERALSVNTAAAGGNASLMTIG, via the coding sequence ATGAGCCCCACCAGCGCCGCCCCCCTGCCCTCGCCCCTCGCCTCTTTCGCCGATGGCCTTGCCGCGCACCCTTCCGCGCTGCGCGAGCAGATCACCGCAGCCACCCGCCGCGCCGAGCCCGAGGCGCTGCCGCCTCTTCTTGCCCAGGCCCGCCTGCCGCGCGCGCAGGCCGATGAGGCGCATGCGCTGGCGCATCGCATCGCGCAGCAGCTGCGCTCGCGCAAGAACGCGAGCGGACGCGCAGGCCTCGTGCAGGGGCTGCTGCAGGAATACGCGCTCTCGTCGCAGGAAGGCGTGGCGCTGATGTGCCTGGCCGAGGCGCTGCTGCGCATTCCCGATGCCGAAACGCGCAACGCGTTGATCCGCGACAAGATCGCCCACGGCCAGTGGCAGACGCATGCGGGCCGCAGCCCGTCGGTGTTCGTCAACGCCGCCACCTGGGGCCTGCTGCTGACCGGCAAGCTGGTGGCCACGCACAGCGAGACCGGCCTGTCGGCCGTGCTCACGCGCCTGATCGGCAAGGGCGGCGAGCCGCTGATCCGCAAGGGCGTGGACATGGCGATGCGCATGATGGGCGAGCAGTTCGTCACCGGAGAAACCATCCAGCAGGCACTGGGCAACGCGCGCGAACTGGAGGCGCAGGGCTTTCGCTATTCGTACGACATGCTCGGCGAAGCCGCGCTCACCATGGAAGACGCCAGGCGCTACCGCCTTGCGTATGAAGAAGCCATTCACGCCATCGGCAAGGCCTCGAATGCGCGCGGCGTGTACGAAGGCCCGGGCATCTCGATCAAGCTGTCGGCGCTGCACCCGCGCTACAGCCGCGCGCAGCACGCACGCGTGATGGCGGAGCTTTACCCGGTGCTGCGCGAACTGGCGCTGCTGGCGCAGCACTACGACATCGGCCTGAACATCGACGCGGAGGAAGCCGACCGGCTGGAGCTGTCGCTCGACCTGCTGGAGCACCTGTGCTTCGAGCCGGCGCTCGCGGGCTGGAACGGCATCGGCTTCGTGATCCAGGCGTACCAGAAGCGCTGCCCCTTCGTCATCGACCATGTGATCGACCTCGCGCGCCGCAGCCGCCACCGGCTGATGGTGCGGCTGGTGAAGGGCGCCTACTGGGACAGCGAGATCAAGCGCGCGCAGATCGACGGCCAGGACGGCTACCCCGTCTACACGCGCAAGGCCTACACCGACGTGTCTTACCTCGCCTGCGCGCGCAAGCTGCTCGACGCGCCGGAAGCTGTGTACCCGCAGTTCGCCACGCACAACGCGCACACGCTGGCCGCCATCTACACGATGGCGGATCCGTCGCGCTACCAACCGGGGCAGTACGAATTCCAGTGCCTGCACGGCATGGGCGAGCCGCTGTACGAGCAGGTGGTCGGCCCGCTGGGGCGGCCGTGCCGCATCTATGCGCCCGTGGGCACGCACGAGACGCTGCTGGCCTACCTGGTGCGCCGGCTGCTCGAGAACGGCGCGAACACCTCGTTCGTGAACCGCATCGCCGACCCGACGATCTCGCTCGAAGCGCTGGTGGAAGACCCGGTGGCAACGGTGGAGCACATGGGCGCGCAGGAAGGCGCCGTGGGGCTGCCGCATCCCGCCATTGCGCTGCCGGCGGCGCTGTACGGCACGCAGCGCCTCAACTCGCGCGGGCTCGATCTTGCGAACGACGACAGCCTGCGCCTGCTGGGCCAGGCCCTGCAGGCCACCGCGCATGAAGACTGGCATGCCGGGCCGATGCTGGCGGCGGCCACCGGCGCGCAAGGCGAACCGGCCGACGTGCTGAACCCCGCCGACCATCGCGATATGGTCGGGCAGGTGCGGGAGGCCACGCCGGCCGATGTCGAGTCGGCCGTCTCGCAAGCAGAAGGCATTGCCGCCGCATGGGCGGCCACGCCGCCCGCCGAGCGCGCCACCATGCTCGAGCGCGCCGCCGAGCTGCTCGAAGAACAAATGCCGCGCCTGCTCGGCCTGCTGGCGCGCGAGGCCGGAAAGACCTATGCCAACGCCATCGCCGAAGTGCGCGAGGCGGTGGACTTCCTGCGCTTCTACGCAGCGCAGGCCAGGAACGATTTCTCGAACGACACGCACCGCGCGCTCGGCCCGATGGTCTGCATCAGCCCGTGGAACTTTCCGCTGGCGATCTTCACCGGCCAGGTGGCCGCCGCGCTCGCGGCCGGCAACCCGGTGCTCGCCAAGCCGGCCGAGCAGACGCCGCTGGTCGCCGCCGAGGCGGTGCGCATGCTGTGGCAGGCCGGCGTGCCGCGCGCCGCGGTGCAGCTCTTGCCGGGCCAGGGCGAGACGGTGGGCGCGAGCCTGGTCGCCGACGCGCGCGTGCAGGGCGTGATGTTCACCGGCTCGACCGAGGTCGCGCGCATCCTGCAGAAGACGCTGTCGCAGCGCCTGGGCGCCCACGGCGCGCCGGTGCCGCTGATCGCGGAGACGGGCGGGCAGAACGCGATGATCGTGGACTCGTCCGCGCTGGTGGAGCAGGTCGTCACCGACGTGATGGCGTCGGCCTTCGACAGCGCCGGCCAGCGCTGCTCGGCGCTGCGCGTGCTGTGCGTGCAGGAAGAAGCGGCCGACCGGCTGGTCGAGATGCTCAAGGGCGCGATGGCCGAGGCCTGCATCGGCAACCCCGCGCGGCTGTCGGTGGACGTGGGCCCGGTGATCGACGCCGAGGCGCGCGACGGCATCGAGCGCCACATCGGCGCCATGCGCTCGCGCGGCCACAAGATCTACCGGCAGGGCCGCGAGCACGGGCAGGACGCGCGCCACGGCACCTTCGTGATGCCCACGCTGATCGAGCTGGACAGCATCTCGGAACTGCAGCGCGAGGTGTTCGGGCCGGTGCTGCACCTGGTGCGCTACCGCCGGCGCGACCTCGGCGCGCTGGTCGGGCAGATCAACGGCACGGGCTACGGCCTGACGCTGGGCGTGCACACGCGCATCGACGAGACCATCGCGCAGATCGTGCAGCACGCGAAGGCGGGCAACGTGTACGTCAACCGCAACATCGTGGGCGCGGTGGTGGGCGTGCAGCCCTTCGGCGGCGAAGGGCTGTCGGGCACCGGGCCGAAGGCCGGCGGGCCGCTGTACATGCTGCGCATGCTGTCGAGGCGGCCCGAGGATGCGATGGCGCGGGCGATGGACGGCGCTTCCGCCTCGTCGGCATCGAACGCGGGCCTGTCGGCGCTGGCCCGCTGGGCACAGAAAAACGGGTGCGACGCGCTGGCCGCGCAGTGCGCGCGCTTCGCGTCGCTGTCGCGTGCCGGCGATTCGCGCACGCTGGCCGGCCCGACCGGCGAGCGCAATGTCTACACGCTGCAGCCGCGCGAGGCGGTGCTCTGCCTGGCCGGCGACACGGCCGACCGGCTCACGCAACTGGCGGCGGTGCTGTCGGTGGGCAGCACGGCCATCTGGCCGGCAGATGCCGCGGCGCAGGGCCTGCGCGCATCGCTCCCGGCAGAAGTGCAGCAAAGCGTGGCCATCGCCAGCGACTGGAATTCACCGACCGTGGCCTTCGACGCCGCGCTGCACCACGGCGACGCAGGCGACCTGGCCGACGTGATGCACCGCATCGCAGCGCGGTCCGGCCCCATCGTCGGCGTGCGGGCCTTCGCGCCGGGCGATGCGCAGATTCCGCTCGAAAGCCTGGTGGTGGAACGCGCGCTCAGCGTCAACACCGCCGCGGCCGGCGGCAACGCGAGCCTGATGACGATCGGCTGA
- a CDS encoding helix-turn-helix domain-containing protein produces MTEDTPPSLNDRIARRVRELRAARGMSLDALAAHCGVSRSMISLIERGESSPTAVLLEKLATGLGVVLASLFDAPEPAPSPVSRLADQVQWRDPHSGYMRRNVSPGGGVSPIQIVEVEFPPQARVAYESGAREPLVHQQVWVLDGTIEVTVGDKAHRLSTGDCLAHPLDRPVSYHNPSRKTARYAVVIASQPAAWRPA; encoded by the coding sequence ATGACGGAAGACACGCCCCCCAGCCTCAACGACCGCATCGCCCGGCGCGTGCGCGAGCTTCGCGCCGCGCGCGGCATGTCGCTCGACGCACTTGCCGCGCATTGCGGCGTCAGCCGCTCGATGATCTCGCTCATCGAACGCGGCGAGAGCAGCCCCACCGCCGTGCTGCTCGAGAAGCTCGCCACCGGCCTCGGCGTGGTCCTGGCCTCGCTGTTCGACGCGCCCGAGCCCGCGCCCAGCCCCGTGTCGCGCCTGGCCGACCAGGTGCAATGGCGCGACCCGCATTCGGGCTATATGCGGCGCAACGTGTCGCCCGGCGGCGGCGTGTCGCCAATCCAGATCGTCGAGGTGGAGTTTCCGCCCCAGGCGCGCGTGGCCTATGAAAGCGGCGCGCGCGAGCCGCTGGTGCACCAGCAGGTGTGGGTGCTCGACGGCACCATCGAAGTCACCGTGGGCGACAAGGCCCACCGCCTGTCCACCGGCGACTGCCTGGCGCACCCGCTCGATCGCCCCGTGAGCTACCACAACCCCTCGCGCAAGACCGCACGCTACGCCGTCGTCATCGCGAGCCAGCCCGCAGCATGGAGACCCGCATGA